The following coding sequences lie in one Silene latifolia isolate original U9 population chromosome 5, ASM4854445v1, whole genome shotgun sequence genomic window:
- the LOC141655405 gene encoding uncharacterized protein LOC141655405: protein MCKGFGSTFSGVALQWFVNLPNKSISSFAGLVNVFNQQFARSRKPEKLSSDLYRIVQRFEESTRDYLARFNVEMIFIPRCNPTIAVNASRRRLHRESDLYKDLTKHPCATFEEVKQMAEATYRLEEDEDRRDLYGTEASRRKITTEKKNERAKPYRKNTVNKVSGETESTEAPPKLSEYGFTTGLAGVLKAIRELGQTARWPKKPTPRENDKRDASKRCEYHNDISHNTEDCVVLRKEVKHLYSAGCLDHLLPKGAKSGKANTADQAQPSPPPPYSKVVSVITGGSEICGLTYSASKRHATETKGDRLEFPSESANRIYRQSPSTRQTYPMRQNTTMTP from the coding sequence atgtgcaagggattcggTTCCACCTTCTCAGGAGTCGCACTCCAATGGTTTGTTAACCTTCCCAACAAGTCTATTTCCAGCTTCGCAGGGTTAGTGAACGTTTTTAATCAGCAGTTCGCCAGGAGTCGCAAGCCAGAAAAATTATCCAGTGATCTATACCGGATCGTCCAGAGGTTCGAGGAGTCCACCAGGGATTATCTCGCCAGGTTCAATGTGGAAATGATATTTATCCCTAGGTGCAACCCTACAATAGCAGTCAATGCCTCTAGAAGGAGACTGCACCGTGAATCTGATTTGTACAAGGATCTCACCAAGCACCCATGTGCCACCTTCGAGGAAGTCAAGCAAATGGCAGAGGCTACTTATCGCctagaggaggatgaggatagaaGGGACCTGTATGGAACAGAGGCATCCAGAAGAAAAATCACAACGGAGAAGAAGAACGAAAGAGCCAAACCCTACAGGAAGAACACAGTGAACAAAGTCTCAGGAGAAACAGAGAGCACAGAGGCTCCACCTAAGCTTAGCGAGTATGGGTTTACCACTGGACTTGCTGGGGTATTGAAGGCAATCAGGGAACTGGGGCAGACGGCTAGGTGGCCTAAGAAGCCTACACCCAGGGAGAACGATAAAAGAGACGCTAGCAAAAGGTGTGAATACCACAATGATATTAGCCATAATACAGAAGATTGTGTAGTACTACGAAAGGAAGTGAAGCACCTCTACAGTGCTGGATGCTTGGATCACCTACTCCCCAAGGGAGCGAAATCTGGAAAGGCCAATACTGCTGACCAGGCCCAACCATCCCCGCCTCCACCTTACTCAAAGGTCGTGAGCGTCATCACAGGAGGATCGGAAATATGTGGTCTCACTTATTCAGCATCAAAGCGTCATGCAACCGAGACTAAAGGAGATAGACTAGAGTTTCCCTCCGAGTCAGCAAACAGGATCTACCGGCAATCTCCTTCGACGAGGCAGACATACCCGATGAGGCAGAACACCACCATGACGCCTTGA
- the LOC141655406 gene encoding protein FAR1-RELATED SEQUENCE 5-like: protein MDAEGSSELGEHTDAIVPAVSNDIAQSASHLDAGSPIIETTSKERILVCAPDLKPVVDMVFGKLEDGLEFYKTYAANSGFKMRKSTQRNIDGMVMTKYCVCSKAGESKPRGKVKKRQRTRISCSAKIFLRRNGKGQYVIADFHEGHSHLLSTPNTVVHLTESRELTLIHKTMIVENSKVNKGLVQSFRMFTE from the exons ATGGATGCTGAGGGTTCTAGCGAATTGGGGGAACATACTGATGCAATTGTTCCAGCTGTTAGTAATGATATCGCGCAATCAGCATCTCATCTAG ATGCTGGCTCACCAATCATCGAGACAACCTCAAAGGAAAGAATACTTGTATGTGCGCCAGATTTGAAACCTGTTGTGGATATGGTTTTTGGAAAACTAGAGGATGGACTAGAATTCTATAAGACTTATGCTGCTAATTCTGGATTTAAAATGAGGAAGTCAACGCAACGAAACATAGATGGGATGGTGATGACTAAATATTGTGTGTGTAGTAAGGCTGGTGAAAGTAAACCTAGAGGAAAGGTAAAAAAGAGGCAGAGGACTAGAATTTCATGTAGTGCAAAGATTTTTCTTCGAAGAAATGGTAAAGGACAATATGTGATTGCTGACTTTCATGAAGGTCACTCCCACCTTCTCTCAACTCCAAACACAGTGGTGCATTTGACCGAGTCACGAGAACTAACCCTTATACATAAAACTATGATTGTTGAGAATTCAAAAGTGAATAAGGGGCTTGTGCAGAGCTTTAGGATGTTTACAGAGTAA
- the LOC141655407 gene encoding protein FAR1-RELATED SEQUENCE 5-like, with product MSNKYPVCIITDQDRGIKAEVKAVFGDKTQHRYCMWHIMKKLRDKIGSTLYRETNFMKELCSCVWAEYIEPTEFEERWCSVVSSYGMFDNEWLDTMFDKRVSWIPAYFRDLFMGGLMGTTSRSESENSFFGNFMNPNLMLVEFLMRFESAMDAQRWKQSKLITESKNSFLDLETPHPLEKHASEFYTLVIFSEFKNEWKAAYFTYGVKILGVATSDNIPIIDREKYKVYYVNFISDEMKLNCSCKKFERHGILCRYALYVLKEQGFDNVPNQYLLSRWSKLATCQPICNNVPVTLIDDYNALDVIRNKIGTLWSEVFSCVTLAEQKPEYVDELMGILKGFKDKIHAQSSTSECSNSSNMGDRLRNKTRELEMLLGTKIPTEVVVLPHIHSKTKGSGKRMISQKEKAAKEHKKAPTKCNACGELGFHDSRNCAGRA from the coding sequence ATGAGTAATAAGTATCCTGTGTGCATAATTACGGACCAAGATAGAGGCATAAAAGCAGAAGTTAAAGCAGTGTTCGGGGACAAAACTCAGcacagatattgcatgtggcatatcatgaaaaAACTGCGTGACAAGATCGGATCTACGCTTTATAGAGAAACTAACTTCATGAAAGAGTTGTGCTCATGTGTTTGGGCAGAATACATCGAACCAACTGAGTTTGAGGAACGGTGGTGCTCAGTTGTATCCTCATACGGGATGTTCGACAATGAATGGTTAGATACGATGTTTGACAAAAGGGTTTCTTGGATCCCAGCATatttcagggatttatttatgggTGGACTAATGGGAACCACGTCCAGATCTGAGTCCGAGAATAGCTTTTTCGGAAATTTCATGAATCCAAACTTAATGTTGGTTGAGTTTCTTATGAGgtttgaaagcgctatggacgCTCAACGGTGGAAACAGTCCAAATTAATTACCGAGTCAAAAAACTCCTTCCTTGATCTGGAAACACCTCACCCTTTGGAAAAGCACGCTTCTGAGTTCTACACTCTAGTGATATTTTCCGAATTTAAAAATGAGTGGAAAGCTGCCTATTTCACCTATGGTGTTAAAATTCTAGGGGTTGCTACAAGTGACAATATTCCCATTATTGATCGTGAAAAATATAAGGtttactatgttaattttattTCTGATGAGATGAAACTGAACTGCTCCTGCAAAAAGTTCGAGAGACATGGAATTTTGTGTCGTTATGCGCTTTATGTGCTGAAAGAACAAGGCTTCGACAACGTTCCAAATCAGTATTTGTTAAGTAGGTGGAGCAAATTGGCAACATGTCAGCCGATTTGTAATAATGTGCCTGTTACTTTAATTGATGATTATAACGCATTAGATGTTATAAGAAACAAGATTGGTACCCTATGGTCCGAAGTATTCTCATGTGTGACACTCGCTGAACAGAAGCCTGAGTATGTGGATGAATTAATGGGCATTCTTAAAGGTTTCAAAGACAAGATACACGCACAAAGCAGCACGTCTGAATGCAGCAATAGTAGTAACATGGGTGATAGGCTGAGAAACAAAACTAGGGAGCTTGAGATGCTATTAGGAACAAAAATACCGACAGAGGTTGTTGTCTTACCTCATATACACTCAAAGACAAAGGGGTCTGGAAAAAGAATGATATCCCAAAAGGAAAAGGCTGCGAAAGAACACAAAAAAGCGCCCACAAAATGCAATGCTTGTGGAGAATTAGGATTCCATGATAGTCGGAATTGTGCTGGGAGAGCATGA